GCGGATCTGACACAAGTTGAACTTGCACTAGACAAACACCGCTCATCCCTGTTGCTTGAGACTGCACTGATAGCTGTGGGATCAGGGGCGCTAGCCACTTTTTTAATCAATCGTGTGACTCGTCGAGTTTTGTCTGCTGCCAATATTTCTAACGCTTTAGTCAACAGACTAGATCGGGAGGAAGTGAGGACTCTGACTCCAATTGTTGGCAAAGATGAACTAGTTGCTTTAGAAACAAACATCAACCTGCTACAAAATCTTTTGCCTGAGCAAAGCTGGCAACAAGAAGTTGAAGCTGAACTATCCCAGTTATTAATACACATAACTCGTCGCATTCAGGAATCACTTTCTCAAGAAGATGTCCTAAGAACGACTGTTGAAGAAGTCCGCAAAGCTTTTAGAATAGACCGCGTGGTCATCTTTCGCTTTGAGTCCAATGGCAGTGGAACCTTTGTGGAAGAAGCAGTAGCACCCGGTTTACCGAAGACTTTGTGGGCGACTATTTCCGATCCCTGTTTTGAAGTGGGGTATGTCGAACAGTACCGAAATGGTCGTGTCCGAGCAATTAATGATATTTATCAAGCTAACCTTAAAGATTGTCACATCGGTTTATTAGAGCGATTTGCAGTCAAAGCAAATTTAATCGCGCCCATTCTCAAAGATGGCAAACTATTCAGCTTACTAATTGGGCATCAGTGTTCTGCACCTCGTGTTTGGCAACAGTCTGAGATTGATTTGTTCGCTCAAATCGCCGCGCAAGTAGGATTTGCTCTCGACCATGCCAGGCTTGTAGAACAGATAGCCGCAAGAGGCGACCAAGCCCAATTAATTATAGATATTACCCGCCGCATTCGGGGATCACTCAACGAAGAAGATGTCCTTAAAACGACTGTCAACGAAATTCGCAAAGCGATCGCTACAGACCGAGTATTAATTTATGGCTTTGACAAAGACTGGTATGGCACAGTGATTGCTGAAGCAGTGCTTCCAGGTTTTCCCAAAGCATTGCGAGCCAACATCAAAGACCCTTGTTTTGCCGAAGGCTATGTTGAACAGTACCAAGCGGGTAGAGTCCGAGCAACCAACAATATTTATAAAGCGGGATTAAGTGCTTGCCACATCAGCCAACTCGAACCTTTTGCCGTCAAAGCAAATCTGGTTGCACCGATTCTCAAAGACGACAAGTTGTTTGGCTTACTGGTTGCTCATCACTGTTCTGCACCTCGCGAGTGGCAGCAGTTGGAAATTGATTTGTTTGCTCAGTTAGCCATGCAGGTGGGATTTGCTCTCGACCATGCGAGGCTACTGCAACGCATTGATAATGAAGGGATGCGAACTCAGTTAATAGCGGATATTACCCGCCGGATTCGGGGATCACTCAACGAAGAAGATGTTCTTAAAAGTACTGTTAACGAAATTCGTAAAGCGATCGCCACAGACCGAGTAATGGTTTATGGCTTTGACAAGGACTGGTATGGCACAGTGATTGCTGAAGCAGTACTTCCAGGTTTTCCGAAAGCATTACGAGCCAACATCAAAGACCCTTGTTTTGCCGAAGGCTATGTTGAGCAGTACCAAGCAGGTCGAGTCCAAGCAACCAACAATATCTATGAGGCGGGATTGAGTGCTTGCCACATCAGTCAACTCGAACCTTTTGCCGTTAAAGCAAATCTGGTTGCACCAATTCTCAAAGACGACAAGTTATTCGGCTTACTGATTGCTCACAACTGCTCTGCACCTCGCGAGTGGCAGCAGTGGGAAATTGATTTGTTTGCTCAGTTAGCTATGCAGGTGGGATTTGCTCTTGATCATGCTAGGCTGCTAAACCAAGTAGAACAGGCTTATGTATCTGTAGAATCTGCTTATCAAGAGCAGCACCAACAAAAAGCAGCGCTCCAGCATCAAGTCTCAGAACTTTTGCGGGATAGTGAAACTATTGGGGAAACTCTCACCTCTTGGACACAGAGCCAGATGCAGTCGGTGACATCTACCTACAATCAAATTCAAGCATTGGCTAATTCATCTCAAGAAATGCTCTTTTGTGTCGAACAAACTGAACGCCAAGAGCAAAAACTCAATCAGATAGTAGAAGACGGGCAAGAGGGAATCAATCAGATTGTAGACAGCATTGCTGCGATTCGGGCAACAGCCACGGAAGTTGCCGCCAGAGTCAAGCGCTTAGAGCAGCCTTCCCAGAAGCTCTTTCAAGGAGTAAGCCTGATTGGTCAAGTGACATCACAAATAAAGTTTGATGCCATGAAAGTCGCCCTAGAAGCAGCCCGGACTGGCAACACAGGTCAAGAGTTTGCGGTAATAGCTGAGAAACTTTTGTCACAAGTACAGCAGTTGGATATCGACATTGCAGAAATTCAATCCTTGGTTGCCGAAATTTACACAGCAAATAACGCAGTCGTGGCATTAATTGAGGCAGAACAGGAAGAAGCGATCGCTCTGACTCAAGGAGTAGAAGAAACTCAGCAAAAACTCAATCAAATTAACGCCATTGGTATTCAGGTGAACGCACTGATTGAAGAATTAACCCAAGGGGCTGCAAACCAAATCGAAACTTCAACCGCAGCCAATCAATCTATTTTGGAGGTTGCAAGTATTGCTAACCAGATATCAGAGCAAGCTGTGACAGTAGCTAGAGACTTAGCTAAGTTGACAGCAATGGCGCAAGAGCAGGAGTAGAAGGCACAGGGACAGGAAATGCTCACGAGTATCAAAGCTAGTAGTGGCGTAACCGGGCTAATTTAGTGCATAAAACATCAAGACAATTTTCTTTTCTTTCTCTCTGTGTTGCGCCAGTTGCTACAACGGGGAGAACCCCCGCAACGCACTGGCTTCTCTGCGCCTCTGCGGTTTATTAATCCACCATTTTAATCTTGTGATGCCACTATATTAATTTTATTTTTACTTTATAAATGACCTCTTACTCTGCTTCTGGTGACAATACTCTAAGTATTTTTGGCATAGCTTGTCTACCAAGGCATAGGTGCTAAACTCCAGATTAGACCAATTTAATTAATAATTGCAACACATCCTTGGATGAAGACGCGATGAATCGCGTCTCTACAAATAGTCTATTTGTCACATTCTTTTTTCAAATTGGTATTAAATCTACCCTACATAAAATTAACCAGAAAGAAACTGCTAGTACTAGCAGTTTCTTGTTTTAAATGAAATTATTTAAATATTTTCGAGAACTCTTTCTTTATCTAGTTGTAAAAAGTGTTTAACGATTATGTCTATACTCTCTGCTAATAGTTTTAGTTCGCTCCATTATTTGCTTAAATATTAATAAATGTTTGACGTGTTAAGCATGGCTTAATATAGGAAGTTTTTATCGTACCTGCTAAACTTTTGACAACCACAGGATAATTATAAATTTTATCTCTTGGATTTACTATATTTTCTGTTATAAATTTATCTACTCCTGTCTTAAACCAGTTAAAAATAAAAATTCAATCATATCGACGGCATGATTAATATAACTTTTATAATTATTTTTAAATGAATTAATTGTTAAGTCTCTTTCTTCAATACTGCTCGAACATGGGATAATTGGTTATATGCCTTGCTGTTGCGTTCTTTGGAGTACATCTAGTATCTGTCTAATAAAATTAATTGTTTCTGTGAACTATGAAACCTAAAGAATATAGTAATTCGTATTTTGATGAAAGCACTAACGGGGTTGTTGTAATGGTTGAGCCATACAGCCAAAAAGAGCAAATACAGCAAGTTGTTTACCGGATATTAGACGCCAATTTAGACCGCGCTCGTGAGGGGTTGCGAATTATCGAGGAATGGTGTCGCTTTGGTTTGAATAATGCCCAGTTGTCTCTGGAATGTAAGCATCTGCGTCAAGAGTTAGCCAAGTGGCATACCTCTGAACTGCGGGCGGCCCGTGATACCCCAGGCGATCCTGGGACTGAGCTAACCCATCCCCAAGAAGAACAACGAGCTAGCATTAAATCGTTGTTGCAAGCAAACTTTGGGCGTACAGAAGAAGCGCTGCGGGTGCTAGAAGAGTATGGCAAGCTTTACAACTTAAATATGGCAAAAGCTTGTAAACAGATGCGCTATCAGGTTTATACCCTCGAAAGTAGTTTATTGGGTCATCAGCGCCATCAATTGTTGTGGCGATCGCGTTTGTATCTGGTTACCTCCCCTAGTGAAAATTTGTTGAACACTGTCGAAGCTGCACTCAAGGGTGGATTAACGCTTTTACAGTACCGCGAGAAAACTGCCGATGATTCTATTCGTTTAGAACAAGCCAGAAAACTACGGCAGTTATGCCATGCATATGGCGCTTTGTTCATCATCAATGATCGGGTAGATTTGGCTTTAGCGGTAGATGCAGATGGGGTGCATTTGGGACAGCAAGATATGCCTATTGCCACAGCCCGCCAATTACTCGGTTCACAACGCTTGGTAGGTCTATCTACCACAAATCCAGAAGAAATGCAAGGAGCAATTGCTCAAGACGTAGATTATATCGGTGTAGGGCCAGTTTATGAAACTCCTACGAAAGTAGGTAAGGCAGCAACAGGTTTAGAATATGTGAATTATGCGGCCAAAAATTGCCCAATTCCCTGGTTTGCGATTGGGGGCATAGATGCAAATAATGTTAATGATGTAATCGATGCAGGTGCAGAACGTGTAGCAGTAGTGCGATCGCTCATGCAAGCTGAACAGCCCACTCTTGTAACACAGTATTTCCTCTCCCAACTCAATCGGGTTAAACCGGAACCTTTATAATTCAAAATTCAAAGTTGTTTAAGAAAAATACCTTTTTCAACGTCCCAGTCCCTATGTCTAATGAGATTAACTTTCAAGTAAATGGGGAAACCCAGAGATGCTTAGATCAAACTCCTTTGCCCGACTTACTTCAACAGTTGGGTTTCAATCCTCGCTTGGTAGCGGTTGAGTATAACGGCGAAATTTTACATCGCCAGTTTTGGGAGCAAACAAATGTGCAGCAAGGCGATCGCTTAGAAGTTGTCACTATAGTCGGCGGGGGATGAAGAGGATAACTAATAATGGGCTGCGCCCCGCTACGCTAACCTAATTCGTAATTATGGTTAAGGATTAGGTGCGTTTCTATATGCCCAGTAACCAGTCCCCCAATTTAATATACAGAACGGTGCAGAGTTTTACGCTTGGCTAATTCTTTACCTTTGTGACCTAGTTTTTCACGTAACTGTCGGTCTTGACACAACCGATTGAAAGCTTGAAAAACTTCATAGCCAGAATTGGGATTAACCAGTATCCCGTTCTCTTCGTGCTGAACTGCATCTAGAACACCGCCTAAGCGCGGGGCAATTACAGGCTTACCAAAGTAACTTGCTTCTAAGTAAACGATACCAAAACCCTCCATACTTTGAGCTTTGCTATCTAACACAGTCAGCATTGCAAATATGTCACAGGCTGCATAGTAGCCTGCTAATTCGCGATCGGATACATATCCAGCAAAGTGGACTCGCTTATCTACCCGCAAGCGATTTGCTAAAGATTTCAACTCCGGTTCACAAGGCCCTTGACCACAGAGTATATAGTGAACATCGACGCCAATAGTCAGCAGTAGTGGGATATTATCAATTACTCGGTCAAAGTTTTTATGTTTTACCAACTTTCCGACTGAGAGAATCACTATTGCTGTTTCTGGAATATTGTAAGTCTGGCGCACGCAGACACGTAAATCATCTAGATTACTTGGATTCGCCGCCTTGCCAAATTTTTCTGGTCTAATTGCTGGGTTAATGACGTGGGTTGGAGTATTTAATCGGAAAGTAGTTCTGAGATAATCTCGTGTATGGGAACTGTTGCAAACAATCCCTTCGGCTCGTTTGAGTGTCAATTTAAATAGCGATCGCAACAGGGGATTACGTAAAGCGCAAACAATATCATTACCATGCAGATAGATAAAAAAACGAATAGGTAGAAAATAGCTTAATAACAATAGTGAAGGAAATTCATAGCCGTGGCCCCACTCTATATATCGGTAGTGATAGCGAAAATAGAGTTTAATTGCTAGTACAAATGACCAGATTATATTGAGGATAGGTTTCAGAAGACTCCCCATAAAACCACTACACCAGTATCTAGAATAAGGCCAGCGATATACAGGAAACTGTTGAGCTTGGTCAAAGACTTTATCTCCTGAGCAACCAGATGCTAGCACAATTACTCGCTTTGGGTCTTGGAGACATCGATTATAAATATATTCTCCAATTGCAGCTTCTTTCGGTAGAAAGAGCCGAGATATCACTAAGATATCTGGGTATGCAGTTTTCTCTCTGATTTGTGTTGTCAGTTGAGAAATATGTTCCATGATAAAGTTAATAACTACACTTCAAATAATTTTTATTTTCTTCCTAGTGTCAATTTATTAAAAAACTAGTGCTAATTGACTACTACTTGTAAGCGCTGATAACCTCTACCAATTGTAGTTTATTGGCTGAATTTTATATTTAATTAATCTTTATTCTTGATTGCTTACTCCTTTAGTATAACCAATGAATTAACTGTTAAAAAAATGAATGATAAAGTTACTGTTTTCATCCTTGTAATTAATTTTATTTGAAAAAGTTTATTTGCTATAAGGAAAAATTATCTATTTTTATATCTTTTTAAATTACTTAAAATAGACTATTTACTACTAATAGGATAGTCCATAAAGTCGAAAATCGCTAGATATAGCTTTTATAACTACAGGTATTCTACTGTGTATGAAATTTGAGTTAAGTAAATACAGAAGAGTCACTAATCATAATTTATAACATTAACCAAAAATAAATTTTCAAATTTACTGATTTTATTTTTAGTTTCAAATCATCAAAAAAACTTTTACATGAAAAAAAATTTATCAAAGTTAATTAAATTTAAAGTGAATTTACTAGCGCGAAAGTTTGAATTTTAGCTGCTAATAATAGAATATCGTAAATACCATAGACTAGTATGCCAAAATGGCAAAAATTTTAGATATTTGAGGCATATTCAATAATTTATCTGCTCTTCTCAAACGCTAACTATAGAATTAAATACAGCCAAAGAATGATTGAGAATAGCTAATATTAGAAGTACTGCTGAAATGATAGGGGATTAAATATAGAAACTTTGTGTGACGTAAAAGTAATTTTACAGAGAATCGAGTATCAAGATGTAGCTTATACAAAATAGTTACTGTTGAGCCCTAACAATAACTACTGTAATTTTAACTACTAACTACTCTAAGAGAACACAAGTTTCCCAAAAGCCTGATTATTTTGCCACTCCACATAAATTTTGCTTGAAGATTATGAGTGGTAAATGCACAATTTACAAATAAAGACTAAGCTTTATCAGCCATGATAACTAAAATTCTTTCCCTGCATCAAGGTGAAGCATATCTTACTAGCATAAAAAAAAACAGTCAAAATAATCACAAAAAATAAAATCATTTGTATAATCCAAGACTATGGTCTGAAAGTGCGACATTCAAAACATAGCTGTAATAAATTTTTCTTACAGGTGGTGCAGTACATATGATGTGGAAATAATTAATAGA
This region of Nostoc sp. UHCC 0302 genomic DNA includes:
- the thiS gene encoding sulfur carrier protein ThiS — encoded protein: MSNEINFQVNGETQRCLDQTPLPDLLQQLGFNPRLVAVEYNGEILHRQFWEQTNVQQGDRLEVVTIVGGG
- a CDS encoding GAF domain-containing protein, whose translation is MSQLSSDKSKSNSTTTGSEAYNAQVTANSNSQGIVDRRMTKLNSSSNLAPQQQGSLKSKAIGWAIAFTMLPVVTIGIACYFGSQSITRQITQAKQAGSADLTQVELALDKHRSSLLLETALIAVGSGALATFLINRVTRRVLSAANISNALVNRLDREEVRTLTPIVGKDELVALETNINLLQNLLPEQSWQQEVEAELSQLLIHITRRIQESLSQEDVLRTTVEEVRKAFRIDRVVIFRFESNGSGTFVEEAVAPGLPKTLWATISDPCFEVGYVEQYRNGRVRAINDIYQANLKDCHIGLLERFAVKANLIAPILKDGKLFSLLIGHQCSAPRVWQQSEIDLFAQIAAQVGFALDHARLVEQIAARGDQAQLIIDITRRIRGSLNEEDVLKTTVNEIRKAIATDRVLIYGFDKDWYGTVIAEAVLPGFPKALRANIKDPCFAEGYVEQYQAGRVRATNNIYKAGLSACHISQLEPFAVKANLVAPILKDDKLFGLLVAHHCSAPREWQQLEIDLFAQLAMQVGFALDHARLLQRIDNEGMRTQLIADITRRIRGSLNEEDVLKSTVNEIRKAIATDRVMVYGFDKDWYGTVIAEAVLPGFPKALRANIKDPCFAEGYVEQYQAGRVQATNNIYEAGLSACHISQLEPFAVKANLVAPILKDDKLFGLLIAHNCSAPREWQQWEIDLFAQLAMQVGFALDHARLLNQVEQAYVSVESAYQEQHQQKAALQHQVSELLRDSETIGETLTSWTQSQMQSVTSTYNQIQALANSSQEMLFCVEQTERQEQKLNQIVEDGQEGINQIVDSIAAIRATATEVAARVKRLEQPSQKLFQGVSLIGQVTSQIKFDAMKVALEAARTGNTGQEFAVIAEKLLSQVQQLDIDIAEIQSLVAEIYTANNAVVALIEAEQEEAIALTQGVEETQQKLNQINAIGIQVNALIEELTQGAANQIETSTAANQSILEVASIANQISEQAVTVARDLAKLTAMAQEQE
- a CDS encoding glycosyltransferase family 4 protein encodes the protein MEHISQLTTQIREKTAYPDILVISRLFLPKEAAIGEYIYNRCLQDPKRVIVLASGCSGDKVFDQAQQFPVYRWPYSRYWCSGFMGSLLKPILNIIWSFVLAIKLYFRYHYRYIEWGHGYEFPSLLLLSYFLPIRFFIYLHGNDIVCALRNPLLRSLFKLTLKRAEGIVCNSSHTRDYLRTTFRLNTPTHVINPAIRPEKFGKAANPSNLDDLRVCVRQTYNIPETAIVILSVGKLVKHKNFDRVIDNIPLLLTIGVDVHYILCGQGPCEPELKSLANRLRVDKRVHFAGYVSDRELAGYYAACDIFAMLTVLDSKAQSMEGFGIVYLEASYFGKPVIAPRLGGVLDAVQHEENGILVNPNSGYEVFQAFNRLCQDRQLREKLGHKGKELAKRKTLHRSVY
- a CDS encoding thiamine phosphate synthase, encoding MKPKEYSNSYFDESTNGVVVMVEPYSQKEQIQQVVYRILDANLDRAREGLRIIEEWCRFGLNNAQLSLECKHLRQELAKWHTSELRAARDTPGDPGTELTHPQEEQRASIKSLLQANFGRTEEALRVLEEYGKLYNLNMAKACKQMRYQVYTLESSLLGHQRHQLLWRSRLYLVTSPSENLLNTVEAALKGGLTLLQYREKTADDSIRLEQARKLRQLCHAYGALFIINDRVDLALAVDADGVHLGQQDMPIATARQLLGSQRLVGLSTTNPEEMQGAIAQDVDYIGVGPVYETPTKVGKAATGLEYVNYAAKNCPIPWFAIGGIDANNVNDVIDAGAERVAVVRSLMQAEQPTLVTQYFLSQLNRVKPEPL